The following DNA comes from Tepidanaerobacter syntrophicus.
GTGTGCTTACGGCCGCACCGGCTTCAATGAAAATCTCGGTTATCCCTTCACGCATCATTTCCTGATAAACTTGCTGCGTTGCAGGAATTACTATCATGCGCACATAAGGGTGAACCTTATGGCCTTTTATGACACTTGCGGCAAGCCTCATATCTTCTAACCTGCCATTGGTGCACGAACCTATTACAACTTGATCTATTTGGATATTAGAAGCCTCATCAACATCTACCACATTTTCAGGAAGGTGAGGCAGGGCAACTTTTGGCTGCATATTTTCTACGTTATACTCGATTATATCTGCATATTTAGCATTTTCATCGCTTTTGAATATATTGTAAGGTCTTTTAGCTCGACTTCTAATATATTCCAGCGTTATATCATCCGAGTTTATTATGCCGTTTTTAGCCCCTGCTTCAATGGCCATATTTGCCATGGTCAGTCTTCCGTCCATACTAAGGGAGCTGATGGCATCTCCTGTAAACTCCATGGCTTTATAAAGGGCTCCGTCAACACCGATATCTCCTATGGTGTGCAAAATCAAGTCTTTGCCTGTAATCCATTTATTCAATTTGCCGTAATAGACAAATTTTATTGTCTCGGGAACTTTAAACCAGCATTGGCCTGTCATCATAGCAAACGCCAAGTCAGTAGATCCCACTCCTGTAGAAAATGCTCCAAGGGCGCCATATGTGCATGTGTGAGAATCTGCCCCGATTACAAGATCTCCCGGCAGCACAATTCCCTGCTCCGGCAAAAGCGCATGTTCAATTCCCATGCGGCCTACTTCGTAATAATGGAGTATATTTTGTTCTTTTGCAAACTCTCTCAAAGACTTGCATAGTTCTGCTGATTTTATATCTTTATTAGGGGCAAAATGATCAGGTATAAGGGCAACCTTTTCTTGATTAAAAACTTTTTCCCCTCCTGCTTTTTTAAATTCTTCTATTGCAACAGGTCCGGTAATATCATTTGCTAAGGCAAGATCTACATCTGCCATAATAAGCTCGCCGGGCTCTACAAAATTCTTTCCTGCGTGATTTGCAAGGATTTTTTCAGTAATGGTCATTCCCATTAAAAAGCCACCTCCCTAAGACGATTTACCATTGCCATTATTCCAAAGTGTTTTATTCATTGCATTGGCATATGCCATAACACTGGCTTCAATAATATCAGTGCTCAGACCCCTGCCCAAGAATATCTTGCCATCTTTATCTACTTTTACGGTAACTTCACCTAACGCATCTTTTCCGCCGGTAACTGATTTTATGGAGTAATCAACTAGCTTGCAATCAATATTACAAGCACGTTCAAGAGCTCTGTATAGTGCATCAATAGGGCCACTGCCTGTAGCTGCTTCTTCCACAATCTCGCCATTTATGTTAACTCTAACGCTAGCAGTAGCCATTGCCTTGTTCCCCGTCGACACTTGGAAGCATTCGACTTCTATGCTTTGCGGAAGCTTAACCGCTTGATCTTCTACAATTGCTTCAATATCCAGATCTGTGACTTCTTTCTTTTTATCGGCTAGTTCTTTGAATCTTTCAAATGCCTTATCAAGTTCATCTTGCGGCAGTTCATACCCTAGTTCTTTAAGTCTTTCGGCAAAAGCATGCCTTCCCGAATGTTTACCGAGAACTAAAGTATTTGTTGCAAGGCCTATGGACTCAGGAGTCATTATTTCATAGGTAGACTTTTCGGCCAAAACCCCATGCTGGTGAATTCCCGCTTCATGAGCAAAAGCGTTTGCACCTACGACTGCTTTATTCGGTTGTATGGCTATTCCTGTAATTGTGCTTACAAGCTTGCTGGTACGATAAATTTGCCGTGTATTAATACTATGCTCCACCTTATAAAAATCTTTGCGGGTATTAAGTGCCATTACGATTTCTTCTAATGCAGCATTTCCCGCTCTCTCTCCTAATCCGTTCACAGCGCATTCGATTTGAGTTACTCCACACAGCACAGCCTCTAACGAATTTGCTACCGCCATTCCAAGATCGTCATGGCAGTGGACGCTGACTTTTGCTTTATCTATTTCGGGAACCCTTTCCATTAATGTAGTTACTAAATTAGCAAACTCTCTGGGTGTCGCGTAGCCTACCGTATCCGGGATATTAATGACCGTAGCGCCTGCTTTAATTGCTTCCGAATACAATCTGCATAGAAATTCTATGTCAGACCTGGATGCGTCCTCTGCTGAAAATTCCACATCCTCAACATAAGATTTAGCTCTTTTTACTGCAGCAACTGCAGCTTCCAAAACCTCATCTTCAGTCATCTTTAATTTATATTTCATATGAATAGGTGATGAAGCTATGAATGTATGGATTCTGGGTCTTTCCGCAGGTTTTAAGGCCTCTGCAGCTCTATCTATATCCTTAGATGTAGCTCTTGCAAGACCTGCAATAATCGGACCCCTTACTTCTTCAGCAATCGCTTTGACCGCATTAAAATCTCCGTTAGAAGCTATAGGAAAGCCTGCTTCTATCACATCCACCGACAGTTTTTCAAGCTGTTTTGCTATTTCAAGTTTCTCTTTTGCATTTAAGGAAATGCCTGGTGTTTGTTCGCCATCTCTTAAGGTTGTATCAAAAATTTCAACTTTCCTAGTCATACACATTCCACCTTTTTTGATAATTCTGATTTATTTTATTGTTCTTAAGGCTGGTATTTTTAGGAAGGCGGCGTAAAGCCGCCTTGCATTTTACGATTGTCTGTTAATATGTTTATTTCTTTTTCTTAAGCCAGGGCATCATGCTTCTTAGCTCTGCCCCTACTTTTTCTATTTGGTGCTCCGCTTCCTTTGCCTGAATTGCTCTATAGACAGGTCTTCCACTTTGATTTTCCAATATCCAGTTCTTGGTAAATTGCCCTGTCACTATCTCATCTAGCACCTTTTTCATTTCCTTGCGGGTATCTTCGTTTATGATGCGCTTGCCCACCATAAAATCTCCATATTTTGCGGTATCGCTTACGGAATATCTCATCCAGCTTAAACCGCCTTCATATATTAAGTCCACTATAAGTTTCATCTCATGTAAACACTCAAAATATGCTATCTCAGGCTGGTATCCTGCTTCCACAAGGGTTTCAAAACCGGCTTTTATAAGCTCTGAAACGCCGCCGCAAAGCACGCACTGCTCGCCGAATAAGTCAGTCTGGGTTTCTTCTGCAAAAGTGGTCTCTATAACGCCGGCACGTGTGCCGCCTATACCTCTTGCATATGCTAAAGCAATATCTTTTGCTCTGCCTGTATAGTCTTGCTCAACTGCTACGAGGCAGGGAACGCCAGCCCCTTCCTGATATGTTCTTCTTACAAGATGCCCGGGACCTTTAGGTGCCACCATAAATACGTCAACATATTCCGGTGGTATTACCTGACTGTATACAATTGCAAAACCATGAGCAAATGCAAGGGCATTTCCGGGTTTTAGATAAGGTTTAATTTCTTCTTCATAAACCTTACCCTGAATGTGGTCTGGAATTAGCATCATTATAATATCAGCCGCTTTGGCTGCTTCGCTTACTGTCTTTACTGTAAGGCCTGCCTCTTCGGCGATTTTCCAGGATTTGCTTCCTTCATACAGTCCCACAACCACATTAACTCCACTTTCCTTCAAGTTTAATGCATGTCCATGGCCTTGACTCCCATAACCTATAACTGCTACGGTTTTCCCTTCTAATAATTGTAAATCAGCATCGCTGTCATAATACATTTTTGCCATTATTAAGCTTCCTCCTCAATTTTTATGGTATTAGAACCTCTATTTACGGCAATAACGCCGGTTCTAACAAGTTCTTTTATGCCAAAGGGCCTTAAAAGCTCTTCGAATGCGGATACTTTGTCCTTGTCACCGGTAAGCTCTATCGTAAGAGACTTTTGGCTGACATCAACTATGCTCGCTCTAAAGATTTCTGCAATCTGAATTATCTCTGACCTCATATGCGAATCTGCATCAACTTTTATAAGCACTAATTCCCGTGTCACAGAATCCTCTGGAACAATTTTACTTACCTTAATAACATCAATTAGCTTGTTTAGCTGTTTTTTTACTTGTTCAACTACATTTTCATCTCCGTCAACGACTATGGTCATTCTGGAAATATCAGGATTTTCTGTGGTCCCTACCGCAAGACTGTCAATGTTAAAGCCTCGCCTGCTAAAAAGACCTGCTATCCTGAATAATACGCCGGGTTGGTTTTCTACAAGCACTGAAAGTGTTGTTTTCATGTTATTACCCTCCAATCATTTCATTGATAGGAGAACCGGTCAGCACCATTGGGTATACATTTTTATGAATATCAATAATGCACTCTAATAAAAACGGACCATCATGGGATAGCATAGTATCTATAGCATCAGATACTTCGTCCTGCTTCTCAATTCTCATGGATTTTATGTTATAGCCTTCTGTAATTTTCGTAAAATCAGGAACAAATTTGAAAAATACTTGATTATAGCGCTTATCACAGTAAAATTCTTGAAGCTGTCTTACAAGGCCTAATCCGGAATTATTAAATAAAATCATTTTTACAGGAAGATCATTTTCTACAATCGTAGCCATCTCGTTCAAGTTCATTTGGATACTTCCATCACCGCATATATTAATAACTAAGGCATCCCTGTTTGCAATCTGAACTCCCATAGCCGCAGGTAAACCATAGCCCATGGTGCCTAAGCCGCCTGATGAAATAAAAGTTCTGGGCTTTATAAATTCATAATGCTGAGCAGTCCACATCTGATGCATACCAACTTCAGTTGTGATTATGGCTTTTCCTTTAGTTTTGTCAGAAAGTGTGCGAATTATTTCAATTGGATCTAATTTATCTTTGTCTTCAAGGCCCTTGTATTCGGCTTCCTTTTTAAGATTTGCCGCATATTTATTCCATGTTGAAGGTGCCTTGGGCTGAACATTTTTAGCTATTTCTCCTAAAACCTGCTTTACATCTCCCACTATAGGAATATCCGGTTTAACGTTTTTTCCTATTTCTGCAGGGTCGATGTCAATGTGTATTATTTTAGCCTTTGGAGCAAAACCGTCAATTTTGCCTACGCTCCTGTCGGCAAATCTTGCTCCTGCCGCAATTAGCAAATCTGAGTCGGTAACGATCTTATTAGCCGATGCCAGGCCATGCATGCCAAGCATTCCCATATAAAGCGGATGATCGGATGGAAAAGAGCCTATGCCCATTAGTGTTGTCACAACCGGAATATTAGCCTTTGTTGCAAGCTCAAAAAGTATATCTTCGGCTCCTGCCATGTTTATACCGCCGCCTGCGCAAATAACAGGGCAGCGTGCTTTGTTGATTAATTCTGCAGCTTTTTGTATTTGTTTCGGATGTCCCACAACATTTGGCTTATATCCGCGCAATACGACTTTTTCAGGATATTTGAAATTTATTTTAGCCTCGGCTACATCTTTAGGTAAATCTATCAGCACCGGCCCGGGCCTGCCTGTAGATGCAATATAAAAAGCCTCTTTTACTATCTTTGGAATGTCGTTGGGATTTTTAACAAGATAGTTGTGTTTTGTAAACGGTGCAGTTGCCCCGGTTATGTCAACTTCTTGAAAAACATCTTTACCGATTACAGATGTTGCCACCTGACCGGTAATAGCTACTATCGGAATAGAGTCCATATAAGCTGTCGCAATCCCCGTAACAAGATTAGTTGCCCCGGGACCTGATGTCGCCATACATACTCCTACTTTTCGCGAGACTCTTGCATAGCCGCTGGCCGCATGAGCAGCTCCTTGCTCGCAGCGTGTTAAAATGTGTCGTATCGATGAATCTTTTAAAGCATCATATACCGGCAGTATAGCTCCTCCCGGATATCCGAAAATGTATTCTACCTTCTCAATTTCCAGCGATTTTACAAGGGCCTCTGCTCCTGTCATTTTCATCTACCACACCACCTTTCTTAAGCTGTATATAAAATTAACCCCTCGCCTTGAGATATTATCTCAGGGACGAGGGGTCTTTTCCCGTGGTACCACCCTGTTTTGCCATACCTTGCGGTATAAGCCTTATGAAGTAGAAAACTACTTCATTTTAACGCAATACTGCGGCATCGGACTACTGCTGTTTCGCCCGAGCTGTTCAGGAGCGAGCATCTAATGAATAGGCGGACCGGATTGCACCTTACCCGGCTCTCTTTGCCGCTTTCCTCATTATCCTCTCCATCATTACAATTGATAGTATAAATTTCTTGGTATTGTTATGTATTTTATCACGATTTTCAATTATGTCAAGAGTTATTTTTGATTTGTGTCTTATTCTGCAATAATGTCGTTTTCTACCTCATGGACACGTATAAGATTGGTAGTGCCTGTTACATTTATAGGAACCCCTGCAGTTATAACAACCATGTCTCCATTCTTTACTATTCCGGTATCTAAAGCACCCCTTACTGCTTCAGAAAACATTTCATCAGTTGAAGATGTTTCGCGAACCAGCACCGGGATTACACCATAAACAATTTGAAGTGTTTGTAAGGTTTTTTTTCTGAAAGTGACTGCGATTATCGGAGCAGTCGGCCTGTACTTTGCAACAGCCCTGGCTGTGTATCCTGATTTAGTAGATGTGATAATTGCTGCCGCCTTAATTTCTGCAGCTATGGAACATGTAGCATGGCTTATGGCATCCGTGACCGATTTTGCGATTATCGGTCTTGGATTTTGTGTTCTGTGTTTTGCTCTTTCTACAAGGGCATCATCGGCTTTCTGTGCTATACTTGCCATCATTCTGACAGCCTCCACAGGATACTTTCCGGATGCCGTTTCACCGGACAGCATAATCGCATCGGTTCCATCAAAAATAGCATTTGCCACATCGGTCACTTCAGCTCTGGTAGGACGAGGATTTCTAATCATGGAATCCAACATCTGAGTTGCGGTGACGACAGGCTTTCCTGCTGCGTTGCATTTAGCTATAATTTTCTTTTGTACAAGGGGTATCTCTTGTACAGGTATTTCGACTCCTAAGTCGCCCCGAGCCACCATTATCCCATCAGCAGCATTTATTATTTCATCTATGTTTTGGACTCCTTCACCATTTTCTATTTTTGCGATTATGTGAACTTCTTCTCCACCGTTGGAATTGAGAACTTTTCGGATATCTTTCACATCGGAAGCTTTTCTGACAAAGGATGCTGCGACAAAATCAATTCCCATATTTATTCCGAATATAATATCTTCAATGTCTTTTTTAGATAAGGCAGGTAAGTCCAAGGATTTGCCCGGGATATTTACACCTTGTCTATCAGTTAGAACGCCCCCGTTTACAACCCTGCACACAACTTTTTCTCCTATTATTTCCTTAACACAAAGTTCTATCAAACCATCTGAAAGCAGTATTTTATCACCGGGGACAACCGTTTTAGCTAATTTCTCGTAATTTATAAAGGCCTGTTCTCTATCACCTATCACAGGTGCTGTTGTAAGTATGAAATCCTGTCCGGTTTCAAGGACAGTCTTTCCGCCTTCGAAATTACCCAGGCGAATCTCCGGCCCCTTGGTGTCAAGAAGCAGTGCTACATTTGCATTAAGTTCGCTGCATGCTTCCCTTAGGGCAACAATCTTTTTCGCATGTTCTTCATAATCTCCGTGAGACAGGTTTACTCGGGCAATATTCATGCCTGCTTGAATAAGCCGGGTTATCGTCTCTTTATCCTGACTTGAGGGCCCGAGAGTGCAAATTATTTTCGTCCTGAGCATAAAATCACATCCTCACAGTGATAAAATATCTGCAAGTTCATATAGCTGCATATTCAATGGTTTTGAAACGCTTAGCACTTTTTCGATATCTGTTGCAACAAATTCCCCGTTAACAACTCCGACCATCTTGTCTTTTACATTCTGCGTAATAAGATCCACGGCCTTGCCTCCCATGCTGCTTGCAAGTATTCTGTCGTAGGCTGATGGGTTCCCGCCTCTTTGCAGGTGGCCTAAAATAATCGCCCTTGTTTCAAGACCGGTTTTTTCTTGTATGGTTTTGCCAATTTCTATGCTGTTTCCCGCGCCTTCAGCTACAATAATTATGCTGTGGAGTTTGCCTCTAACATACCCTTGTTTTATTTTTTCGCAAATTGCATCCAGTTCAAAGGGAATTTCCGGCACCAAAATTGTCTCAGCACCGCTTGCGATGCCTGTATACAAGGCTAAATGTCCGGCTCTTCTTCCCATAACTTCTATGACAAAAGTGCGTTCATGGGAAGTGGCTGTATCTCTGACTTTGTTTAGAGCATCTACCACTGTATTTGCCGCGGTATCAAACCCTATGCAATTGTCAGTATATGCTATGTCATTATCTATCGTTGCGGGTATCCCAATAGTTGGCATTCCAAGTTTTGATAGAGCATTAGCGCCTCTTAAAGAGCCATCGCCGCCGATCACCACAAGTCCCTCTATGCCAAAGGCTTCCAGGTTTTTAAGTCCCTTTTCCTGACCCTCTTTAGTCTTAAATTCTTCACATCTTGCCGTAAGAAGCATTGTGCCGCCCCGATGTATTATATCGCCTACAGACCTGAGATCAAGCTTTACAAAATCCGAATTTATAAGGCCTAAAAATCCCCGGTGTATCCCATAAACTTCGATTCCGTTATGAAGAGCCTTTCTGACAACTGCTCTTATAGCTGCATTCATTCCGGGTGCATCGCCGCCACTTGTAAGTATGCCAATTCTGTTCATGATTATTTCTCCTCTCGATTATAAGTTCTTTTCTAATATAAAATTTTGAACTTCTTCAGCCTCTGATTCAGGAACCAATATTTCGATATAGCAGCCGTGTTTCTTACTTTTCATTACCTCTCTTGTTGTCACTAGGAAACCTTCGTTTTTTATAGCCTCTGCCACTTTATAAGCGGTATCTTCATCTGAGGCTATGTATACAACAGTCCACAAAGTTACGGCCTCCTTTTCTCGATTTTGCCAATGCAACCAAGTCATTGATTCTCTTTTACTGATAATCTATCTAAAAACATGTAATTTTTTAGGCCGGTCATTTTAGAAAATATACTTAGATTATCTGAAGAAATTCCTAATTTATCCTTTAAAATAAAGCTCCTTCCGCTGTCTGAAAGGTGTATCACTACAGGGGTATCGCCGGGGTACATCGCCGAAAATTCCCTTACGCCGTCCAGGTTTATATCTTCATTTTCTGATACAGAAAATACTACCGGTTTTGCAGAGTTATTTTCTTTTAGAGGAATTATTTCCTCGGCAATAACCTTTAAAGATTCGTCCTCTTTATAGCTTAGCCTGCCCTTTACATAAATTTTTGAGTCCGTAAACAGATATGATTTGTACTTTTCAAAAATCGTTGGGAAAATTATAATCTCTATCGTTCCGGTTAAGTCTTCAAGTGTTGCAAAGGCCATTAAATTATTATTCTTTGTAACCTTTGTCTTGATTTCTGTTAAAAGTCCCCCTATAGTCACTGCCATATTGTCTTGAACAGTAGTAGGATCGTTCTTATCTTTGCTGTAAAATGTAACATTCCTTGCCAATTCTTCTTCGTGTTCTAAGAGCGGATGGCCGCTTAAATAAATACCCAACATTTCTTTTTCCATTGCAAGAAGTTCTACTTTTGGATATTCCGGCATGTCAGGTAAGGTTTCTTTAAATGACGGGGTATCATCTAGTATGTCAAAAATTGAAATTTGATTTTTCATATTCTGTTTTTGTTGTTTTTGAATATTTGTCAAAGTAGTTTCATAAATTGCCAATAATTGAGATCTTTTTGCTCCGATTGATGAAAATGCACCACTTTTTATTAGGCTTTCTACTGCTTTTTTATTTAAATCTCCGGAAACTTTTTCAGCAAAGTCAGTAAAAGACACAAATTTACCTTTTTCTTTTCGCGCTTTGATAATTGCCCTTGCCACATTTTGGCCGACATTTTTTACGGCAGTAAGCCCAAATCTTATTTTATTGGAAACAACAGTAAAATTTTCATAGCTTTCATTTATATCAGGAGGCAGAACCTCTATTCCCATTCTACTGCATTCGCTTATATAATAAGCAACTTTATCTGCATTGTCAATCACACTAGTCAGGAGAGCCGCCATAAATTCTACCGGAAAATGGGCTTTAAGATATGCGGTTTGGTATGCTATAACCGCATAAGCTGCTGTATGTGCTTTGTTGAAACCATAACCTGCAAAATAGGATATTTCGTCAAAGATTTTGCCTGCTGTTATTTTATCGATTCCGTTTTTCACGCATCCCTGTATGAAAGACTCCCGCTGAGCTGCCATAACATCTTGTTTTTTCTTTCCCATGGCTTTGCGCAGGATATCTGCTTGAGCAAGGGAAAAGCCTGCCAGCTGCTGGGCAATCTGCATTGCCTGTTCCTGATAAAGGATAATTCCATATGTTTCATCAAGTATGGGTTTTAGTGCGGGATGCAAATAATGAATCTCTTTTTGGCCATTTTTACTTTTTATAAATTCCTCGGCTGCTCCGCTTCCTAAGGGGCCAGGCCTATAAAGTCCGATTATTGCAGCTACATCCTGAAAAGATTCAGGCTGAAGCTCTGTAAGTAAGTTTCTCATGCCGGCACTTTCAAGTTGAAATACACCTGCTGTATTCCCACGGCTTAGCATTTCATAAACCTTTTTGTCGTCTAACGGTAGTTTATCAAGGTCTATCTCAATATTCTTTGTGTGGCGCACTATATTTATGGCATCTCTAATGACCGTAAGGGTTCGAAGTCCTAAAAAGTCCATCTTTAGAAGTCCCAGTTCTTCAAGAGCCGTCATCGTATATTGAGTAGCTATAACGCTATCTGCATCACCGATTTTATGAAGCGGCACATGCTCTACAATAGGATCTTTTGAAATAACAACACCTGCAGCATGGGTTGATGCGTGGCGTGGAAATCCTTCAAGAGCCTTTGCTACATCCAAAAGTCTCTTTACTCTTTCATTTTCATTATACATTTTATTTAGTTCGGGATTCATTTCCAATGCCTGTTTAATTGTTATGCCTATTTCCTGAGGTATCATTTTTGCAATCGTGTCTACCTCACCGTAAGGATAGCCCATAACTCTGCCCACATCTCGTATGGCAGCTCTTGCCGCCATAGTTCCGAACGTGACGATTTGTGCCACTCTATTTTCGCCATATTTCTTTACAACATAATCTATAACTTCTTGACGTCTTTCGAAACAGAAGTCCACATCAATATCAGGCATTGAAACTCTTTCGGGATTGAGAAAGCGTTCAAATAAAAGATTATATTTCAGTGGATCGATATTTGTTATATGCAAACAATATGCCACAAGGCTTCCTGCGGCAGATCCCCTTCCGGGCCCCACCATTATTCCGTTTTGCCTTGCATAGTTTATAAAGTCCCACACTATCAAAAAATAGCTGGAATAGCCCATCTTTTTAATTGTATCAAGTTCATAATCTAGGCGTTCTTTAATTTTTTCCGTTATAACCGGATATCTGTCATGGGCACCTTCATAGCAAAGTTTTTCCAAGTAATCATCTTGAGTATACCCTTCCGGCACATCAAAGGTGGGAAGATGAATTGTATTAAAATCCAGTTTTACATTGCACTTTTCTGCAATTTCAACTGTATTTTTTATAGCATCAGGCGCATAGGCAAAAAGATTGGACATTTCCTGTGCTGATTTTAAGTAAAACTCTGAGGTCTGAAACTTCA
Coding sequences within:
- the leuC gene encoding 3-isopropylmalate dehydratase large subunit — protein: MGMTITEKILANHAGKNFVEPGELIMADVDLALANDITGPVAIEEFKKAGGEKVFNQEKVALIPDHFAPNKDIKSAELCKSLREFAKEQNILHYYEVGRMGIEHALLPEQGIVLPGDLVIGADSHTCTYGALGAFSTGVGSTDLAFAMMTGQCWFKVPETIKFVYYGKLNKWITGKDLILHTIGDIGVDGALYKAMEFTGDAISSLSMDGRLTMANMAIEAGAKNGIINSDDITLEYIRSRAKRPYNIFKSDENAKYADIIEYNVENMQPKVALPHLPENVVDVDEASNIQIDQVVIGSCTNGRLEDMRLAASVIKGHKVHPYVRMIVIPATQQVYQEMMREGITEIFIEAGAAVSTPTCGPCLGGHMGVLAKGEKAVSTTNRNFVGRMGHPESEVYLASPLVAAASAIKGRIAHPKEVVGDDF
- a CDS encoding 2-isopropylmalate synthase, translating into MTRKVEIFDTTLRDGEQTPGISLNAKEKLEIAKQLEKLSVDVIEAGFPIASNGDFNAVKAIAEEVRGPIIAGLARATSKDIDRAAEALKPAERPRIHTFIASSPIHMKYKLKMTEDEVLEAAVAAVKRAKSYVEDVEFSAEDASRSDIEFLCRLYSEAIKAGATVINIPDTVGYATPREFANLVTTLMERVPEIDKAKVSVHCHDDLGMAVANSLEAVLCGVTQIECAVNGLGERAGNAALEEIVMALNTRKDFYKVEHSINTRQIYRTSKLVSTITGIAIQPNKAVVGANAFAHEAGIHQHGVLAEKSTYEIMTPESIGLATNTLVLGKHSGRHAFAERLKELGYELPQDELDKAFERFKELADKKKEVTDLDIEAIVEDQAVKLPQSIEVECFQVSTGNKAMATASVRVNINGEIVEEAATGSGPIDALYRALERACNIDCKLVDYSIKSVTGGKDALGEVTVKVDKDGKIFLGRGLSTDIIEASVMAYANAMNKTLWNNGNGKSS
- the ilvC gene encoding ketol-acid reductoisomerase, encoding MAKMYYDSDADLQLLEGKTVAVIGYGSQGHGHALNLKESGVNVVVGLYEGSKSWKIAEEAGLTVKTVSEAAKAADIIMMLIPDHIQGKVYEEEIKPYLKPGNALAFAHGFAIVYSQVIPPEYVDVFMVAPKGPGHLVRRTYQEGAGVPCLVAVEQDYTGRAKDIALAYARGIGGTRAGVIETTFAEETQTDLFGEQCVLCGGVSELIKAGFETLVEAGYQPEIAYFECLHEMKLIVDLIYEGGLSWMRYSVSDTAKYGDFMVGKRIINEDTRKEMKKVLDEIVTGQFTKNWILENQSGRPVYRAIQAKEAEHQIEKVGAELRSMMPWLKKKK
- the ilvN gene encoding acetolactate synthase small subunit encodes the protein MKTTLSVLVENQPGVLFRIAGLFSRRGFNIDSLAVGTTENPDISRMTIVVDGDENVVEQVKKQLNKLIDVIKVSKIVPEDSVTRELVLIKVDADSHMRSEIIQIAEIFRASIVDVSQKSLTIELTGDKDKVSAFEELLRPFGIKELVRTGVIAVNRGSNTIKIEEEA
- the ilvB gene encoding biosynthetic-type acetolactate synthase large subunit — protein: MKMTGAEALVKSLEIEKVEYIFGYPGGAILPVYDALKDSSIRHILTRCEQGAAHAASGYARVSRKVGVCMATSGPGATNLVTGIATAYMDSIPIVAITGQVATSVIGKDVFQEVDITGATAPFTKHNYLVKNPNDIPKIVKEAFYIASTGRPGPVLIDLPKDVAEAKINFKYPEKVVLRGYKPNVVGHPKQIQKAAELINKARCPVICAGGGINMAGAEDILFELATKANIPVVTTLMGIGSFPSDHPLYMGMLGMHGLASANKIVTDSDLLIAAGARFADRSVGKIDGFAPKAKIIHIDIDPAEIGKNVKPDIPIVGDVKQVLGEIAKNVQPKAPSTWNKYAANLKKEAEYKGLEDKDKLDPIEIIRTLSDKTKGKAIITTEVGMHQMWTAQHYEFIKPRTFISSGGLGTMGYGLPAAMGVQIANRDALVINICGDGSIQMNLNEMATIVENDLPVKMILFNNSGLGLVRQLQEFYCDKRYNQVFFKFVPDFTKITEGYNIKSMRIEKQDEVSDAIDTMLSHDGPFLLECIIDIHKNVYPMVLTGSPINEMIGG
- the pyk gene encoding pyruvate kinase → MLRTKIICTLGPSSQDKETITRLIQAGMNIARVNLSHGDYEEHAKKIVALREACSELNANVALLLDTKGPEIRLGNFEGGKTVLETGQDFILTTAPVIGDREQAFINYEKLAKTVVPGDKILLSDGLIELCVKEIIGEKVVCRVVNGGVLTDRQGVNIPGKSLDLPALSKKDIEDIIFGINMGIDFVAASFVRKASDVKDIRKVLNSNGGEEVHIIAKIENGEGVQNIDEIINAADGIMVARGDLGVEIPVQEIPLVQKKIIAKCNAAGKPVVTATQMLDSMIRNPRPTRAEVTDVANAIFDGTDAIMLSGETASGKYPVEAVRMMASIAQKADDALVERAKHRTQNPRPIIAKSVTDAISHATCSIAAEIKAAAIITSTKSGYTARAVAKYRPTAPIIAVTFRKKTLQTLQIVYGVIPVLVRETSSTDEMFSEAVRGALDTGIVKNGDMVVITAGVPINVTGTTNLIRVHEVENDIIAE
- the pfkA gene encoding 6-phosphofructokinase, yielding MNRIGILTSGGDAPGMNAAIRAVVRKALHNGIEVYGIHRGFLGLINSDFVKLDLRSVGDIIHRGGTMLLTARCEEFKTKEGQEKGLKNLEAFGIEGLVVIGGDGSLRGANALSKLGMPTIGIPATIDNDIAYTDNCIGFDTAANTVVDALNKVRDTATSHERTFVIEVMGRRAGHLALYTGIASGAETILVPEIPFELDAICEKIKQGYVRGKLHSIIIVAEGAGNSIEIGKTIQEKTGLETRAIILGHLQRGGNPSAYDRILASSMGGKAVDLITQNVKDKMVGVVNGEFVATDIEKVLSVSKPLNMQLYELADILSL